In Mycolicibacterium alvei, a single window of DNA contains:
- a CDS encoding DUF4185 domain-containing protein, which yields MRRNRIPAGVLSAFLCWNAVSAIPVAGADPWFGDPVVPALAPGQVLRIGPSAGTGTPTRDYGIGATDLCEFMEFPSRVLQVCGDSFAGQAVGFGGWHSPVALHVDADSIEDAGGVRYRGVTGVDKPLLADSAPPGSSQLPAGVISINRENYMLVTTTYNLKPYSSRLVKADAAQPNWPTVPGSVREAGYRGGAQSQITGYYDPVPAPDSPTGWVYILANNFDRSSPAFLYRANPKTFTDRAGWQGWSSTGGWGKAPTALFSDRVGEMSIRQIDGKPVLSYFNATNGNMEMRVAYDPTGLGVAPVTTVVFASAWPDPVDSLPPPEVNQLAQPYGGYISPGSTLDQVRVFISQWNTMARGGTPYRVIQYAVNPFTPWEQ from the coding sequence TTGCGCCGAAACCGCATTCCAGCAGGCGTTCTCTCGGCTTTTCTCTGCTGGAATGCCGTTTCGGCGATACCGGTGGCGGGGGCCGATCCGTGGTTCGGCGATCCGGTGGTGCCGGCACTGGCTCCCGGCCAGGTGCTGCGAATCGGGCCGAGCGCCGGAACCGGCACCCCCACCCGTGATTACGGTATCGGTGCCACCGATCTGTGCGAGTTCATGGAGTTCCCCAGCCGGGTTCTCCAGGTGTGCGGTGACAGCTTCGCCGGGCAGGCCGTAGGCTTCGGCGGCTGGCATTCGCCGGTTGCCCTGCACGTCGATGCCGACTCGATCGAGGACGCGGGCGGTGTGCGCTACCGAGGCGTGACCGGGGTGGACAAACCATTGCTGGCCGACTCTGCACCGCCCGGTTCATCGCAGTTGCCCGCCGGCGTCATCTCGATCAACCGCGAGAACTACATGCTGGTGACCACCACCTACAACCTCAAGCCGTACAGTTCCCGGTTGGTGAAAGCCGATGCAGCCCAGCCGAATTGGCCGACAGTACCCGGTTCGGTGCGCGAAGCGGGGTATCGGGGCGGCGCGCAGTCGCAGATCACGGGTTACTACGACCCCGTCCCGGCACCCGACTCTCCGACTGGGTGGGTGTACATCCTGGCCAACAATTTCGACCGCAGCAGCCCGGCGTTCCTGTACCGGGCCAACCCGAAGACCTTCACCGACCGGGCCGGCTGGCAGGGCTGGTCGTCAACGGGTGGCTGGGGTAAGGCACCGACCGCGTTGTTCTCCGACCGGGTAGGGGAGATGAGCATCCGGCAGATCGATGGCAAGCCGGTGCTGTCGTACTTCAACGCCACCAACGGAAACATGGAGATGCGGGTCGCCTACGACCCCACGGGTTTGGGTGTCGCGCCGGTGACCACGGTGGTGTTCGCCAGCGCCTGGCCCGACCCGGTCGACTCGTTGCCGCCGCCGGAGGTCAACCAGTTGGCTCAGCCCTACGGCGGCTACATCTCACCGGGATCCACGCTCGATCAGGTTCGCGTTTTCATCAGCCAGTGGAACACCATGGCCCGCGGCGGCACCCCGTACCGGGTCATCCAGTACGCGGTGAACCCGTTCACGCCCTGGGAGCAGTAG
- a CDS encoding SRPBCC family protein yields the protein MAVTHSTFTLERHYPVSVERVFEAWADPEARRRWMAQGAEHSQDFVVGGHETVKGVDGQGRPLTYEAQYAEIVTNERILMTSTLRTGEQLSTVSVTSVEFQAEDAGTLLVLTEHGMYLPGQEQPAWREQGTARQLDTLAAEF from the coding sequence ATGGCGGTAACGCACTCGACGTTCACCCTGGAACGCCACTATCCGGTCTCGGTCGAGCGAGTATTCGAAGCATGGGCAGATCCGGAGGCACGCCGGCGATGGATGGCTCAGGGAGCAGAGCACTCTCAGGACTTCGTGGTGGGCGGCCACGAGACGGTCAAAGGGGTCGATGGACAGGGCCGCCCGCTGACCTACGAGGCGCAGTATGCCGAGATCGTCACCAACGAAAGAATCCTCATGACGTCCACTTTGCGCACCGGAGAACAGTTGTCGACTGTCTCGGTCACCAGTGTCGAATTCCAAGCCGAGGATGCAGGCACCCTGCTGGTGTTGACCGAGCACGGCATGTATCTCCCCGGCCAGGAACAACCCGCTTGGCGTGAGCAGGGAACCGCACGGCAATTGGACACCCTGGCCGCAGAATTCTGA
- the egtD gene encoding L-histidine N(alpha)-methyltransferase, with the protein MTLTLSNYLAADSAATALRRDVRGGLAESPKMLPPKWFYDSVGSDLFDQITRLPEYYPTRTEAQILRDRSPEIAAAAGADTLVELGSGTSEKTRMLLDAMRDGGRLRRFIPFDVDAGVLRAAGDAIGQEYPGVEIEAVCGDFEEHLGKIPAVGRRLVAFLGSTIGNLTPGPRAEFLASLADTLQPGDSVLLGTDLVKDPDRLVRAYDDSAGVTAAFNRNVLSVVNRELDADFDLDAFEHVAKWNADEERIEMWLRAKAPQQVRVAALGLDVEFDAGEEMLTEVSCKFRADGVAGELANAGLQQTHWWTDDAGDFGLSLAVK; encoded by the coding sequence ATGACGCTCACCCTGTCGAACTATCTGGCGGCCGATTCCGCCGCCACCGCACTGCGTCGCGATGTACGTGGGGGACTGGCTGAGTCTCCGAAGATGCTGCCGCCCAAGTGGTTTTACGATTCCGTCGGCAGCGATCTGTTCGACCAGATCACCCGGCTACCCGAGTACTATCCGACCCGGACCGAGGCGCAGATCCTGCGGGACCGCTCGCCGGAGATCGCTGCGGCCGCCGGTGCCGACACCCTCGTCGAGCTGGGCAGCGGCACGTCGGAGAAGACGCGGATGTTGCTCGACGCTATGCGCGACGGCGGACGGTTGCGGCGGTTCATTCCGTTCGACGTCGACGCCGGAGTGCTGCGCGCCGCGGGTGATGCCATCGGCCAGGAGTATCCGGGCGTCGAGATCGAGGCGGTCTGTGGTGATTTCGAGGAGCATCTGGGCAAGATCCCGGCGGTGGGGCGACGCCTGGTGGCGTTCCTCGGTTCGACGATCGGCAATCTGACGCCAGGTCCGCGGGCGGAGTTCCTGGCGTCCCTGGCCGATACCCTGCAGCCCGGCGACAGCGTGCTGTTGGGTACCGATCTGGTCAAGGACCCCGACCGGCTGGTCCGCGCCTACGACGACAGTGCCGGTGTCACCGCGGCGTTCAACCGCAATGTGCTGTCGGTGGTGAACCGTGAACTCGACGCCGACTTCGATCTCGATGCCTTCGAGCATGTGGCGAAATGGAATGCCGATGAGGAGCGCATCGAGATGTGGCTGCGGGCGAAGGCGCCGCAGCAGGTGCGTGTGGCTGCGCTGGGTCTCGACGTGGAGTTCGACGCCGGTGAGGAGATGCTGACCGAGGTGTCCTGCAAGTTCCGGGCTGACGGGGTGGCTGGTGAACTGGCGAACGCCGGTCTGCAGCAGACCCATTGGTGGACCGATGACGCCGGTGACTTCGGCCTGTCTCTGGCGGTGAAATGA
- a CDS encoding sensor domain-containing protein: protein MRALTVGFGLAGLALALAAPAGARPSDPGVVSYAVMPKGSVGNIIGAPMTWESQFTAPFQGFAVDNPVCNNWADIGLPEVFNDPDLASFNGATTQTAAGDDNHFVKQAIGVFATAEAADRAFHRVVDRTTGCSGQTTAMHLDNFVTQVWTFTGGPASATDAEWVKQEAGTDRRCFNTTRKRENVLLQAKVCQSGNAGPAVNVLAGAMQNTLGQ, encoded by the coding sequence ATGCGTGCCCTGACTGTCGGTTTCGGGCTGGCCGGTCTCGCACTGGCTTTGGCTGCACCTGCCGGTGCGCGCCCCTCGGATCCCGGTGTCGTGTCCTATGCCGTGATGCCCAAGGGTTCGGTGGGCAATATCATCGGTGCCCCGATGACCTGGGAGTCCCAGTTCACGGCTCCGTTCCAGGGTTTCGCGGTGGACAACCCGGTGTGCAACAACTGGGCTGATATCGGCCTGCCCGAGGTCTTCAACGACCCGGACCTCGCCTCGTTCAACGGCGCCACCACCCAGACGGCGGCCGGTGACGACAACCATTTCGTCAAGCAGGCGATCGGGGTGTTCGCCACTGCTGAGGCAGCCGATCGTGCGTTCCACCGGGTGGTGGACCGCACCACCGGATGTTCGGGCCAGACCACCGCGATGCACCTGGACAACTTCGTGACCCAGGTGTGGACGTTCACCGGCGGCCCGGCGAGCGCCACCGACGCCGAGTGGGTGAAACAGGAGGCCGGCACCGACCGTCGCTGTTTCAACACCACCCGCAAACGGGAAAACGTACTGCTACAAGCGAAGGTGTGTCAGTCCGGCAACGCCGGCCCCGCGGTCAACGTGCTGGCGGGCGCCATGCAGAACACGCTCGGGCAGTAG
- the egtC gene encoding ergothioneine biosynthesis protein EgtC, giving the protein MCRHIGWLGAPRSVAALVLDPPQGLLVQSYAPRRQKHGLMNADGWGAGFFDDGVPRRWRSDKPLWGDASFASVAPALSSGCVIAAVRSATIGMPIEPSASAPFTDGRWLLSHNGVVDRAVLPLTGVAESTVDSAQLAALIFERGLDALGQTVAAVGALDPNARLNILAANGSRMVATTWGDTLSMLRLPDGVVLASEPYDDDPGWSDIPDRHLVHVSDSHVELTPLKGSV; this is encoded by the coding sequence ATGTGCCGGCACATCGGGTGGTTGGGCGCGCCGCGGTCGGTGGCCGCGCTGGTGTTGGATCCGCCGCAGGGGCTGCTGGTGCAGTCGTATGCGCCACGGCGCCAGAAGCACGGGTTGATGAATGCCGACGGTTGGGGCGCAGGATTTTTCGACGACGGAGTGCCCCGCCGGTGGCGCAGCGACAAGCCGTTGTGGGGTGATGCCTCCTTCGCCTCGGTCGCACCGGCGTTGAGCAGTGGGTGCGTGATCGCTGCGGTGCGCTCGGCGACCATCGGCATGCCGATCGAACCCTCGGCGTCGGCGCCGTTCACCGACGGTCGGTGGCTGCTGTCGCACAACGGGGTGGTGGATCGCGCGGTGCTGCCGTTGACCGGGGTCGCTGAGTCCACCGTGGACAGCGCGCAGTTGGCCGCGTTGATCTTCGAGCGGGGTCTGGATGCTCTGGGGCAGACGGTGGCCGCGGTCGGCGCGCTGGATCCGAATGCCCGGCTGAACATCTTGGCTGCCAACGGTTCTCGTATGGTCGCCACGACCTGGGGAGACACCTTGTCGATGCTGCGGTTGCCGGATGGCGTCGTGCTCGCCAGTGAACCCTACGACGACGATCCCGGCTGGTCCGACATCCCGGACCGCCATCTGGTGCACGTCTCTGACTCTCATGTCGAGCTCACCCCACTGAAAGGTTCGGTATGA
- a CDS encoding ArsR/SmtB family transcription factor, giving the protein MVNHVLNHSESDAGHVFHALADPTRRAIVERLVRGPAPVKALAEPLAMSLPAVMQHLKVLEEAGVIVTEKVGRVRSCRIEPKALRDAERWLSGQRTVWERQLDQLDDYLKGT; this is encoded by the coding sequence ATGGTTAATCATGTGCTTAACCATTCGGAGTCCGACGCCGGTCACGTCTTTCACGCCCTCGCCGACCCGACCCGTCGCGCGATCGTGGAACGGCTGGTCCGCGGCCCGGCTCCGGTCAAGGCGCTGGCCGAACCGCTCGCGATGTCCCTGCCTGCCGTGATGCAGCACCTGAAAGTGCTGGAAGAGGCGGGCGTCATCGTCACCGAGAAGGTCGGCCGAGTCCGCAGCTGTCGGATCGAACCTAAGGCGCTGCGGGACGCCGAACGCTGGCTCAGCGGTCAACGGACGGTTTGGGAACGGCAGCTTGATCAACTCGACGACTACCTGAAGGGAACATGA
- a CDS encoding HNH endonuclease signature motif containing protein: protein MFDIEFDPAAPARLVDALTDGSRVEARLIAARMAAVAALLAQRTAELNVEGVHPNYMIVTGFARASAEVGASLNLTAAAASRLVTQAEALRDSLPRLGALLAEGRTDWRTVQIVIARTRFVTAKAMAQIDAELAEQVGGWQCWSDGRITTTVDAKVKLLDPAAIAERERATDRRRVKVKPLGDGTAKIEAVVTTRAGLTFDVKLSEMSARPCAKDPRSTDQRRSDAIEALAEGRELLCECGHAECPTRSATPSESSTLPVVVNVIAERDTVVGAGTTPGYVFGYGVVDAEQIRELAAEATMRLVTEPEVDAAAALRYQPTVSVQRWVRCRDLTCRFPGCEHPAEDCDIDHTVPFDHNNPARGGLTVSANLKCLCRFHHRLKTFGDWHDEQHPDGSVVWTSPTGKTYRTTPGGADLFNSFAPAPCAQPAPVRPPKLSRAARVERARAKNRRLRPVNESYRYTQKARRKELGRRRNRNRMRATLKLFKGNELSVSPYCASINDPFEPEELPPDWEPPPPPPPEPDDPPF, encoded by the coding sequence ATGTTCGACATCGAGTTCGATCCGGCAGCACCGGCCCGACTCGTTGATGCCCTCACCGACGGCTCCCGTGTCGAGGCCCGGCTGATCGCCGCTCGGATGGCAGCGGTGGCGGCCTTGCTGGCGCAGCGGACGGCTGAACTCAATGTCGAGGGGGTTCACCCGAACTACATGATCGTCACGGGGTTCGCCCGGGCCAGTGCTGAGGTGGGTGCGTCGTTGAACCTGACCGCAGCTGCGGCCAGCAGGCTGGTCACCCAAGCCGAGGCGCTGCGGGATTCGCTGCCTCGATTGGGCGCGCTGCTGGCCGAGGGCCGGACCGACTGGCGCACAGTGCAAATCGTGATCGCACGCACCCGGTTCGTCACGGCGAAGGCGATGGCCCAGATCGATGCGGAGCTGGCTGAGCAAGTCGGTGGGTGGCAGTGCTGGTCCGACGGTCGTATCACCACCACGGTTGACGCCAAGGTGAAGCTGTTGGATCCGGCCGCGATCGCTGAACGGGAACGTGCGACCGACCGCCGCCGGGTCAAGGTCAAGCCGCTAGGTGATGGCACCGCCAAGATCGAGGCCGTCGTCACGACTCGCGCCGGATTGACCTTTGACGTAAAGCTTTCCGAAATGTCGGCCAGGCCATGCGCGAAAGATCCGCGCAGCACCGACCAACGTCGCTCGGATGCAATCGAAGCCCTGGCCGAGGGCCGAGAGCTGTTGTGCGAATGCGGCCACGCCGAGTGCCCTACCCGCTCGGCCACGCCATCAGAATCGTCAACGCTGCCGGTGGTGGTCAACGTGATCGCCGAGCGTGACACGGTGGTGGGCGCCGGGACGACGCCGGGTTATGTCTTTGGCTACGGAGTGGTCGATGCCGAGCAGATCCGTGAACTGGCGGCCGAGGCCACGATGCGGCTGGTGACCGAACCGGAGGTGGATGCTGCCGCCGCGCTCCGTTACCAACCGACGGTGTCGGTTCAGCGCTGGGTCCGGTGCCGCGACCTGACTTGCCGGTTCCCGGGCTGCGAGCATCCGGCTGAAGACTGCGACATCGACCATACGGTCCCGTTCGACCACAACAATCCGGCCCGCGGAGGGCTGACGGTATCGGCCAACCTGAAGTGCTTGTGCCGTTTCCATCACCGGCTCAAGACCTTTGGCGACTGGCACGATGAGCAGCACCCCGACGGCAGCGTGGTGTGGACGTCTCCGACGGGCAAGACCTATCGCACCACCCCGGGTGGGGCCGATCTGTTCAACAGCTTCGCCCCGGCTCCGTGCGCGCAGCCCGCCCCGGTGCGCCCGCCGAAGCTGAGCCGGGCGGCGCGCGTCGAGCGGGCCCGGGCCAAGAACCGGCGGCTGCGGCCGGTCAATGAGAGCTACCGCTACACCCAGAAGGCCCGGCGTAAAGAGCTTGGCCGGCGCCGCAACCGGAATCGGATGCGGGCCACCCTGAAGCTGTTCAAGGGCAATGAGCTCAGCGTCAGTCCGTACTGCGCCTCGATCAACGACCCCTTCGAACCCGAAGAGCTACCCCCGGATTGGGAACCGCCACCACCACCGCCGCCGGAACCGGACGACCCACCGTTTTAG
- a CDS encoding Fur family transcriptional regulator, producing the protein MTTVHDHDPKALLRAAGLRVTAPRVAVLQALADHPHSTADDVAGLARANLGSVSTQAVYDVLRACVNAGLVRRIEPAGSSARYETRAGDNHHHLVCRVCGVVADVDCAVGETPCLEPSDLAGFAVDEAEVVFWGICADCQKAGVTA; encoded by the coding sequence GTGACCACGGTGCATGACCACGATCCCAAGGCCCTGTTGCGGGCTGCCGGGCTGCGCGTGACTGCACCGCGGGTCGCGGTTCTTCAGGCATTGGCCGACCATCCGCATTCCACTGCAGACGATGTGGCCGGTCTGGCCCGCGCAAACCTCGGTTCGGTGTCGACCCAGGCGGTCTACGACGTCCTGCGGGCCTGCGTCAACGCCGGCCTGGTCCGTCGGATCGAACCGGCGGGTTCCTCGGCGCGCTACGAGACCCGCGCCGGCGACAACCACCATCACCTGGTCTGCCGGGTGTGCGGTGTGGTCGCCGATGTCGATTGCGCTGTGGGGGAGACCCCCTGCCTGGAGCCCTCTGACCTGGCCGGCTTCGCCGTCGACGAGGCCGAGGTCGTGTTCTGGGGAATCTGCGCTGATTGCCAGAAAGCCGGCGTCACCGCATAA
- the egtA gene encoding ergothioneine biosynthesis glutamate--cysteine ligase EgtA — protein MAVPVTSDPARPLPVEFLSAEHAASCIEAHCLRDGPVGQVGLEIEAHCFDVDDALRRPGWDELSEVIASVPALPGGSRITVEPGGAVELSGPPATGPWAAITALQADRAVLRAVFERRGLRLVLLGADPVRPTQRVNPGLRYQAMEAFFAASGSAAAGAAMMTSTASVQVNLDAGPRDGWAQRVRLAHALGPTMIAITANSPMLGGQFTGWKSSRQRVWSQLDSARCGPILGADGKDPASDWARYALRAPVMLINPPEAVPVTNWVPFADWADGRAVLGGRRPTETDLEYHLTTLFPPVRPRRWLEIRYLDSVPDALWPAVVFMTTTLLDDPGAAAIATEATAPVATAWDRAARIGLTDRRLREAALVCVSAAAERAPAELTESMELLTRSVQEGRCPADDFADQVVGHGIASAMSQLVKGEL, from the coding sequence ATGGCAGTACCCGTCACGTCTGATCCAGCTCGCCCACTTCCGGTCGAATTTCTCAGTGCCGAGCATGCGGCGTCGTGCATCGAAGCGCACTGCCTGCGTGACGGGCCGGTCGGGCAGGTGGGCCTGGAGATCGAGGCGCACTGTTTCGACGTCGACGATGCGCTGCGGCGTCCGGGCTGGGATGAGCTCTCCGAGGTGATCGCCTCGGTGCCCGCGTTGCCCGGAGGCAGCCGGATCACCGTCGAACCCGGGGGTGCGGTCGAATTGTCCGGCCCCCCGGCAACCGGACCTTGGGCGGCCATCACCGCACTACAGGCCGATCGGGCCGTACTGCGTGCGGTGTTCGAACGCCGCGGTCTGAGGCTGGTGCTGTTGGGCGCCGATCCGGTGCGGCCCACGCAACGGGTCAACCCGGGCCTGCGCTATCAGGCGATGGAGGCGTTCTTCGCAGCCAGCGGGTCGGCAGCGGCGGGGGCGGCGATGATGACGTCGACGGCCTCGGTTCAGGTCAACCTCGACGCAGGCCCGCGGGATGGCTGGGCACAGCGGGTTCGTCTGGCCCATGCGCTGGGTCCGACGATGATCGCGATCACCGCGAATTCGCCGATGCTCGGCGGGCAGTTCACCGGGTGGAAGTCGTCGCGGCAGCGGGTGTGGAGCCAGTTGGATTCCGCCCGGTGCGGCCCGATTCTGGGCGCCGACGGCAAGGATCCGGCCAGTGACTGGGCGCGGTACGCACTGCGGGCGCCGGTGATGCTGATCAACCCACCGGAAGCGGTCCCGGTGACCAACTGGGTCCCGTTCGCCGACTGGGCCGACGGCCGCGCGGTGCTCGGCGGCCGCCGCCCCACCGAAACAGACCTCGAATACCACCTGACGACGCTGTTCCCGCCGGTGCGGCCACGGCGCTGGCTGGAGATCCGCTATCTCGACAGCGTGCCGGATGCCCTCTGGCCCGCGGTGGTGTTCATGACGACGACTCTCCTGGATGATCCGGGGGCCGCCGCGATCGCCACCGAGGCGACGGCCCCGGTGGCCACGGCATGGGACCGGGCGGCCCGGATCGGGCTGACCGATCGACGCCTCCGGGAAGCGGCGCTCGTGTGTGTTTCGGCCGCGGCGGAGCGGGCGCCGGCGGAGCTGACGGAATCGATGGAGCTGTTGACGCGTTCGGTTCAGGAGGGACGCTGCCCGGCCGACGATTTCGCCGACCAGGTGGTGGGCCATGGAATCGCTTCTGCGATGAGCCAACTGGTGAAGGGCGAGCTTTGA
- the egtE gene encoding ergothioneine biosynthesis PLP-dependent enzyme EgtE: protein MSLAQQWADARPKVAGLHFDSGACSRQSLAVIDAVAAHARHEAEVGGYVAAEAAAPVLAAGRAAIGVLTGLDAGDVVYTSGSNHSLDLLLGSWTGERTLACLPGEFGPNLAVMAANGFQVRALPVDGDGRVAVEEAARVLAADPPALVHFTALASHRGVAQPLAEMVGVCRAAGVPIVVDAAQAFGHLDCNVGTDAIYSSSRKWLAGPRGVGFLAVAPALASRLQRRFPPASWDVPMTVLQSFEHGEHNAATRIGYSVALGEHLAAGPEIVRGRLAEMGRTARQVLAGVPGWRVVEPVDEPTAITTLEPTDGADPTAVRAWLIAERGIVTTACELARAPFEMTKPVLRVSPHVDTTAEDLEQFASVLRDVP, encoded by the coding sequence ATGAGCCTCGCGCAGCAGTGGGCCGACGCCCGCCCCAAAGTCGCCGGCCTGCACTTCGACAGTGGCGCGTGTTCGCGGCAGAGCCTCGCGGTGATCGACGCCGTCGCCGCACACGCGCGTCACGAGGCCGAAGTGGGCGGCTACGTGGCCGCCGAGGCAGCCGCACCTGTGCTCGCAGCGGGCCGGGCCGCGATCGGCGTGCTGACCGGACTCGACGCCGGCGATGTGGTCTACACGTCAGGCTCCAACCATTCCCTGGATCTGTTGCTGGGTAGTTGGACCGGGGAACGCACACTCGCGTGCCTGCCCGGCGAATTCGGGCCGAATCTCGCGGTCATGGCCGCCAACGGTTTTCAGGTGCGCGCTCTACCCGTCGATGGGGATGGCCGGGTCGCCGTCGAGGAGGCCGCCCGCGTGTTGGCCGCCGATCCACCGGCGCTGGTGCACTTCACGGCGCTGGCGAGCCATCGCGGGGTGGCCCAGCCGCTGGCCGAGATGGTTGGGGTGTGTCGCGCGGCGGGCGTCCCGATCGTGGTGGATGCCGCGCAGGCGTTCGGGCATCTGGACTGCAACGTCGGTACCGATGCGATCTACTCGTCGTCGCGCAAATGGCTGGCCGGGCCCCGCGGGGTCGGGTTCCTCGCAGTGGCGCCGGCACTGGCCTCCCGGCTGCAGCGACGTTTCCCGCCCGCGTCCTGGGATGTGCCCATGACGGTGCTGCAGAGCTTCGAACACGGTGAGCACAACGCCGCGACGCGCATCGGATACTCGGTTGCTCTGGGAGAACACCTGGCGGCCGGACCGGAGATCGTCCGGGGCCGCCTTGCCGAGATGGGTCGCACGGCGCGGCAGGTGTTGGCCGGGGTGCCGGGATGGCGGGTGGTGGAACCCGTCGATGAACCCACCGCGATCACCACGCTCGAACCGACCGATGGGGCCGATCCGACCGCGGTGCGGGCCTGGTTGATCGCCGAACGCGGAATCGTCACCACTGCATGCGAACTCGCGCGGGCTCCGTTCGAGATGACCAAGCCGGTGCTGCGGGTCTCGCCGCATGTCGACACGACAGCCGAGGATCTGGAGCAGTTCGCCTCGGTGTTGCGGGACGTGCCCTAG
- the egtB gene encoding ergothioneine biosynthesis protein EgtB: protein MTTRETLAQQLTRARDRTLGLVDFDDAELDRQYSPLMSPLVWDLAHIGQQEELWLLRGGDLDRPGLLDPEVDRLYDAFVHSRARRVDLPLLPPADARTYCATVRSKALDALDVLDADDSAFNFGLVISHENQHDETMLQALNLRSGPPLLGTGTALPAARSGVAGTSVLIPGGPFVLGVDELTEPHSLDNERPAHEVDVADFRIGRVPVTNAEWREFIDDGGYRQSRWWSSRGWAHRQEAGLTAPEFWGRDGTRTRFGHVETIPADEPVQHVTFFEAEAYAAWSGARLPTEIEWEKACAWDPVAGARRRFPWGACEPTEVLANLGGEARRPAPVGAYPAGASAYGVEQMLGDVWEWTTSTLRPWPGFTPMVYDRYTEPFFEGDYRVLRGGSWAVSADILRPSFRNWDHPIRRQIFSGVRLAWDAP, encoded by the coding sequence TTGACCACACGTGAGACGCTGGCGCAGCAGCTCACCCGGGCGCGGGACCGCACCTTGGGCCTGGTCGACTTCGACGATGCCGAACTGGACCGCCAGTACAGCCCGCTGATGAGCCCGCTGGTCTGGGACCTCGCCCATATCGGTCAGCAGGAGGAGCTGTGGCTGCTGCGCGGCGGCGACCTCGACCGCCCGGGCCTGCTCGATCCCGAGGTGGACCGGCTCTACGACGCCTTCGTGCACTCCCGGGCCCGCCGCGTCGACCTGCCACTGCTGCCTCCGGCGGACGCGCGAACCTATTGTGCGACGGTGCGATCCAAGGCACTGGATGCCCTGGACGTCCTCGATGCCGACGATTCCGCGTTCAACTTCGGCCTGGTGATCAGCCACGAGAACCAGCACGACGAGACGATGTTGCAGGCGCTGAACCTGCGGTCCGGACCGCCGCTGCTCGGCACCGGAACCGCCTTGCCTGCCGCGCGATCCGGCGTGGCCGGTACCTCGGTTCTGATTCCGGGCGGGCCGTTTGTGCTCGGGGTCGACGAACTCACCGAACCGCATTCGCTCGACAACGAGCGTCCGGCGCACGAGGTGGACGTCGCGGACTTTCGCATCGGGCGGGTGCCGGTCACCAATGCCGAGTGGCGCGAGTTCATCGACGACGGCGGCTATCGGCAGTCTCGTTGGTGGTCTTCGCGCGGCTGGGCCCACCGCCAGGAGGCGGGTCTGACGGCGCCCGAGTTCTGGGGCCGGGACGGCACCCGCACCCGGTTCGGCCACGTCGAGACCATCCCGGCAGACGAACCGGTCCAGCACGTCACGTTCTTCGAAGCCGAGGCCTACGCGGCGTGGTCAGGAGCCCGGCTGCCCACCGAGATCGAGTGGGAGAAGGCCTGCGCGTGGGATCCGGTGGCCGGGGCCCGTCGTCGATTCCCCTGGGGTGCTTGCGAACCCACCGAAGTGCTGGCCAACCTCGGAGGCGAGGCACGTCGGCCCGCACCGGTGGGTGCCTACCCGGCCGGCGCATCGGCCTATGGCGTCGAGCAGATGTTGGGTGATGTCTGGGAATGGACCACGTCGACGCTGCGGCCCTGGCCCGGCTTCACCCCGATGGTCTACGACCGTTACACCGAGCCCTTCTTCGAAGGCGACTATCGGGTCTTGCGCGGTGGGTCGTGGGCAGTGTCCGCCGATATCCTGCGGCCGAGCTTCCGCAACTGGGACCATCCGATCCGGCGCCAGATCTTCTCGGGTGTGCGCCTGGCCTGGGATGCCCCCTGA